A region of the Melanotaenia boesemani isolate fMelBoe1 chromosome 6, fMelBoe1.pri, whole genome shotgun sequence genome:
TCCCCTATCATCCCCTCTATTTCCACTGTTACTAGCTGCTGTTATTGCAGAGATTGCATTATTGACAGAGCTAGTGACATCATCCTCTGAGTCATCcagaagagaggagaggggCAGGTGGGGCTGTTGCTGTGGATGGTGGTGCTGGTTGTGGCTCTGTGAGTGTGGATGCAGTGTTGGGGCCAAGGGTGCCTTTCTCAGAGCTGGGCCCGCCATCCCACTTCCACAGGGGGAGGCACCAGAGTAGCATGGAGATGGATTACCTTGAGAACGGTGGTCATCATGGTAGCCTGTGTAACGATTCCGAGAGTAGTCAGTGGGGTATTTACCATCTGTTCTGTCCCTGTCATTTGAATTCCCTCCCCTTCCAGACTGAAACAGACCATCACATCCTAAACCTGATTTTGGTTCTCCTTCCCCCACAATGATTacaccatcctcttcctcagttTTCCCATAAATAACCCCTCTATTGCTCTGATAAGTTCCCCCTCCTCCATTACCTCCGCCACCCCCTCCCCCAACACTGTCCTCACCATCAGTTCCTGTCTTGCTGCCCCGTTGTTTGGGTCCCCTACCTGGCTTGCCGCAGGTGCCTGAGGCAGCATGGTTGAGAAGAGAAGTGCTCTCACGGAAGGCACGTCCACAGGCGGGACATCGAAATGGCTTTTCCTCATGTATCTTCTCATGGCGTGTCAGTGACTCTCTACGATTAAAAGCCCGAGAGCAGGTGGAGCAGCCATATGGGCGAGCTGAAGAGTGTATAACACCATGTTGCAGGAGGTGCCCTTTTTTCTTAAAGCCTTTGCCACAATCAGGGCAATGAAATATTTTGTCTGGACTAGGACAAGAATTGGATGAGGGTTGGCAAGTTTCTTGGGTCGAATGGGGAAGGCTTGGGTCGGTCTGTGTTTTAATGTGAATAGGGTTTGGGCCTGTAGTGGCAGTATTGCTAGTACCTGCTGTAGTTGGCTCATGCATGCGTAAATGCCTACGAAGGCTTGAAAGTTGAGGGAAGCTTTTGCCACACTCACCACAGCTATAAACAGGCTCTGTATCAGAATCTGCAGAGTTTGGTTGCATTGAGCTCTGGTTATCAGATTTAGAAAGCTGAGAATCATTAGTAACCAGTACTGAGGCAGCAGTGGAAGAgggagcagaggaggaggaggaagaaactactgatgatgatgaagatgatgaggcAAGAAGGGACGATGGGTCTCCGCCCATATTCGTCATACCAACTCCACCGCCAATTAAAGCCGGGGGCTGGCTGTGACTAAGCCCTCCATTACTATTAGTGCTAGGATTACCACTGTGACTACTGTGGCCATGGCTGCTACTATTATTACTACCGCTATCAGATTTTCTTTGCGGCAAATAACCAGCCATGGCTTTCTTCCtcctactgctactgctactattACTACTTCCACCACCGCTGCTTTCCCCTTTACCATCTTCTTTAGATAAGGATAAATGAAGTGGTAAGGGAAGGGGCAAACCTGCTTCTTGCTGCATTAGAGAAGCTATCTGATTTGATGAGAGTACAGGAATGCCCTGGAAGTCAAAGCCACCCAGTGATGAGGGCTGGGAACCTGGGTGGAGTGGGTGGTGAGGATGAGAATGAGAGTGAGGATGAGAAAGGGAGTGAGGTGGGAGTTGTTGCTGCTGGGGAGGCTGCTGTGAAGCCTGCTGTGTTTGGGGAGTGGAGTGGCCATGTGAGTGAGAAGAATGCAAAGCAGGAGGCGGAGCAAGGCTATTACTAGGCTCCACACCTGTTTGACTTAAACCAATCCCTAAGTGGTTATGGGTTCCCTGTTGAACAAGGAATTGTTCTAAACTTGCATTAGCAGGCACCCCAGAAAGAAAATACTGATTAGCAGCTAACATGCAACTAAACTGTTGGTGAAGGCTCCGTGCATCAGACTGGGCCCCAACCAACTGGTGTCCCAATGAACTGACTGCACTGCTGCTAGAGGGATTGTTAGAGGTGGCCACAGAGGTTGAaggggaaggagaggaagaggagggaccAGGTGATGCCTGAGGGACAGAGAGGCCGGGatgcagaggaggagggggtggaggtgctGATGTTACTAATCCTCCTAATCCCCCAGCACTCCCACTACTGCTACTTCCCCCAGCAAAGTGCTCAAAGCGACCTACACCTGGATGTAACTGCTCCTGTGCTAGTGCTGCCTCAGACGGGTGGAAAGAGCGCAGGAACTGTGGGTAGCCTGAAGAATGGCTTGAGCTGCTGCTCATCTTGCTTGACTTTGAACGAGAGCTCTGAGATGAGGAAGGCTGTTGTTGTAAAGGTGGGGGAGGAGGGGCACTCATCTTGGCAAAAATGGAGGCAGAATCAGAAAAGGCGTTACCTCTAGACCCCTGCAGGGGGCCCAAGCCAAGTCCAGACAGAAGAGCTCCAGAAGACtcagcctgctgctgctgctgctggagttggTGCTGGTGAAGTTGCACTTGCTGCTGATGTTGTAGCTGTCGATCTAAACCGAGGCCTTTGAACTGGTGGGCCTGGTGCCCACTTAACATCTCTATAATGTCCAGATTGTATTTTCCAAATTGGAACATTTCCCACTCACTGGCACATGGGGGTGCAGGTGCCAAACCTCCAGCGCTAGGAGCGGCTACAATGATCCCACCACTCACTGGTGAAAGACAAACTTTACCCTAAGGGTGAGGCTATGCTACTACTTTCTTACTTAAAAGACAGCTTAAAGTTCATGTCTCCAGATTGTTTATCTCTGATGCTGCCACTCCCTGTTGATCATACACTGCCCACACTCTACATCCAAAATGAGTGGGGTAGCTGAGATGATATACCAATGATCAAAGGGTAAAACTGTCTTTTGGTGGGTAGATGGGTTCCACCTAATTTCAAAATTGCTTAAAATACTTTTCATTAAGAAGCAGTTCAAATGATGACTTCTTGTCTCCTTTGAGAATTACTGCGTTGACATTTTCCTTCACCTAAGCAAGATTCCTCATCCGTGTTCAGCCGAGAAGTTCCTATagctgaaaacacacaattcAGAAAGGGAGAAAAGTCATAGGGTTTGCGtagtatataaaaacaaatggctTACTTCAATAACTAACCAGCccttaattttgaataaaaatgtccCTCCAACTGAGCTGaatccttaaaaataaaaaataagaaaattgttGTCTATAGACCTATATATGGAAGCATAATCCCTTAAAATAATCTACATTAATCTACAGATATTAAGCTACAAGATAACATTTAACAGAGCTATACAAATCAAGATTGAGATTGTTGAATTTAGCATGGTGTTCATGACTGTATCCAAGCTGCCTTTTCCTGCAACGTCATTAGATAAAAAATTTCATTCGTGCTACATCAAACGTCAGGTACCActtgtatatataatatatttattactgTGAATTAAGTTGTAGCacataaaaagtgaaaaatatgacaaaaatataatcaaatttcTTTTCATATTGGAAAATTTTACGTTTTATATTAGGTAAAGATAGTCAAAGCTTTCATTCATCTCTATAGATTCTACCAAATTTTACAGCCACAGCAATCGACAAAGAACAGTTTACCTTCTGTAACAACTTACCATGATGCAGTTCTGCTTGAGTGCAGCACAACTAGAACTGCTGCATAAATGCCAATTGTTTTAATTACTAGGCTCATATTTACTTTAAAGACAAAGTTACTTTGATTAATTTTCCTATGTATGGATTTAAATgctcaatatttatttaatacaagATAACTTGtggataatttaaataataactaaatagctataaaataacatttctgtACAGTTGTTATATAATCAAAATTTCCttttcaaaattaaaccatttcaTAATCCTTAACCAATCAGGAGTTGAAAATGTTGTCAAATACAGGTAAAGAGTACCAATGCCTGTTTCTATTTAATCCAATCCCATTTTAAGCATCAAACATGCTACacttatatttttcatttatgtttaagGTCTGATCTCAATTCCCACCTTGGCTCCAACCTGTTGTTTTGCAGCAATAAGGCGGCTTTTTACTTTTGGGGCTCTAGGAGTGGCAGTAATGTAGCCATCAACCCCCCCAAACACCCAGGCTGAAGGGTTAGATggtagggctgcacaatatatcATAAATTTACCTTCATCGCAGCATTAGCCTTTGTGATATACATGTTGCAACAACTTCCTAAACTGTGATAAGTAGTAGTCCTTAATTGCAAATTTTAAGGAAGTGGCATGACGCATTCATACTGTGTGTGTCAATGGCAAATGAAATGGACTCTTACTGTCCTGGATACctgctccatgtagatgctaacggctGCCGTAATAGAGCACATGGAGTGAGCGTGTTGATGGTGGAAGGTAGCAAGAGGAGCAAAGAAAATGTGGATGCAGAAGAACTTAAACAAAACAGCACGTCATCTATTTCAAACTTAGAATTAAATCACTACAAACACTGGTACTCCGCAAGACATGTCGAATACTTGTGCCAAACACCAGGCCACACATTTTATCTCTGTGGCCACCTACACTACAACTACAAGCAGCTATAGACAAATCCCCCCTGACATTTTGAGTGTTGCGGTGCCACCTTCATTGTTAGTCCTAATCGTATCTGCCGACAAGGACAGTGCTGTAAATATCTGGACTGATGATGTTAGACAGTGATCCGTTACTGACGATGGCATCTTATCTGGCATTatcaaagttattctgtttttcatattcGTCATCTGTCCATTAACGTCTAAAGCTCTGCTTTGTCTGACAGAAACTGCTTTTAACAATCCACACTGGAGTGTAAAACGCATCTCCTTTATAATTTACCAAATATTGGTAAACAAACATcttcaaacttttgcaaaggctgtcaattttcttgttttttttttatctctagtCTTTAGGCTGAAGGACATCATAGGACATGATCTGTCTTGTGTTTCTgaccaaattatttttattgaagaGTTACTAAAATCATtaaagcagctttatttatttatcacaggTCATATAATCATCAAAACTTTCAACAGTATTATCACATATCGCATGTTTACCTGATATCGTTCACTCCTACTAGATGGCCACCACTCCTTAAACGCCAAAAGAAATGAGCAATTTATATCTTAAAAATGGAAGAACAGGTTGGAGAGGCAGTACTAAGGGAAGGAATTCGGGTTTGGagtatttatgattttataacatgaatGTAGGACATTTACGTAGAATCATGCCATGGTAATTCCTACATttcaaactatttatttaaacaaaattttacaAAGGTGGTGGGTATACCACAATGTCTCAATAACTTGCAGTGTGTTAGTTGTCTTGGTTTGATGATGTCAAAAAACAAGCCAGTGTTTCCCCTAGCATTATACTACTAGAGGAAACACTGGGACTGGGCTTTAGCATGTTTATTTCCTTCTCTATTATTAAACCAAGAACTTCATAGTGGGAACGTGCACAGCTAAACAAGTGGAATCTAACGTCAACGTAGTCATTTCTGAGTAATATTATGGCTTAAAATGAATCCAATATCCTTTGtaagttttattaacatcaacatctTATCTGAGATGTGAACTTTATGAATATTTAGAGCAACTTCAGTGAATGAAATGGACATTTAAGAAGTTTTTTCTTGTTCagagcattttttatttgtttattatcgTCACCTTATATGGAAAATTGATCTgcaattttaaatgttttggaaaTGAGTCTAGCAGTGAAGTCTCACGTGCCATATACTGATAATTTCACTTCATGTGACTTAATAAGCTACCTCATGTAACTTTATTTTGCACTTAACGCCTGTGCCTTATTTAAAATGAGAAGACGTTgcaataattatattatatattaaatcttATGCATGATACTCTGtatagttttatattattttatttttactctatTTCATCTCATTTACTATACGTTGTATTTTCTCTTATTATGATTGTTTCAATTAttccatttatattttattctgttttgcacttACTGGAGGGctttgtaattttgttgcacttgttgcaatgacaaataaagttctatattctattctatattcaTATTTCCACTGTAATGCTGTAACAGATAGGTTATGAATACATGATTAAGCACAGCTCATTTTAAGGTTGAGATTTACACCCTGTTCATTAAGCCTGTATCAAAGTTACACATATGCAACTAAAGAGTCAAAACATGCTATTTATTTGCTGATAAATGTTTGTTGATGGATGGACAAATATGGGTCAGTCTGCCCCCCACACCCCCAAAATTGTACACTTTAGGAACACTTTGACATTatacaaaaagctgaatatccttaattttttgtgagtagtgtgTATAAGTGTATTGTGCATAGTGAATAAAAATGGTGGGTAATTACCTGAGCAGGGATAATGGATGTAATTACAGTGCCAGGATTTAAAGACGACTGTCTTGTACACCCAGTCATGTTGCAGCTCCATATAGTTTACAATTCATTctcttgtttctattttttattataattattttattcttaattattttttattttattttattttttattgtggctTTTGCTTGCAATATCTGATTAATTAAATCCAGACAGTCAACTTGACTTGAATCTCATTAAATCAAACTACCAAATCGACGAGATCtctacattattttattatatttttgcaaacaataacaaaaagagTAAATAGCCGGTGTACTGATGATGAACTATGCACATATAAGTTGTGTTTAACTTGAAGATTCCCATTTTTGCTACTTCCGAAGAGGTTAAAAAGTGCATCGCATACGATAGACGTACTTTGGATGTCGTTATGCTCACCTTTTAAAATCTTACCAGTTCCTCTAAATGATGCGATGAATCCTTAGGAGAGTGAGCACCCCTGGTAGATGAGGAATATAATCTATCGCATATTTGACTGCttctcattttaatgtaaatctgCAACCCtgcaaagaaaatcagaaatgcTAAAAATTAACACCAGAATCCCACTTGCAGCACAGTGTAAACAGTAGAAGTACGTTTCAAGCGCTAGTAATAACGGATGCACTTGAGGTAACAGTCCTGTAAAAGTATTGGCTAACAtttgaagggggaaaaaagaaaacattggaCGCGCTTGCATACAAAACTTCACGTTTCTCTTTAGCATCATATTTATCACTGGCTCAGCGTATTTGGCCATTTGGTGCCACACGCAATTGAGAAAAGCCATACTGTTGCTAACGTTAGCTATCATTCCAAACCACAATGTTAAAAGCACGCCGACTAACGTTAACATCATTATGCTAGCGCTAGCATATAGATCTGCGTAACCTATATTCGGCGAATGTTTACCTACGCATCCAGTTGCAGAGCACAGTTGCAGATGGATGAGGCCTGTCACGCCTTCTTCTAACTGCCTAGCTAGCTATCGTCCGCTTCCATTTCTGCGTGCTGTTTTCCAGTCGTTAGCCAGAGCCATTTTCACTGATGCTGAGCTGGGTGAACGTTTACACCGTTGCCTGCTAAAAGCAAAATTGTCGGACACTGCAGCAGCCTCCTCGCCATTTGATTACGGCCGGTTGCGCCGACAGGGAGTTTTAGCTAAGTATTTCGACGGGCGACAAAAAATTTGGATGGTCGGTGGTAATATTTTTTGGGTAAAAGTGAGTGACGTGTGCTCCCCTAACATTGGTCCTTTCCGGCCCTTGTAATATTTCCGGGTAGCAGCAGCAGTGGGGCTCATGGACGGTTGTTTAGGGTTCACAGCGGATTACTGTGGCTTCAGTCTGCGGAGGCACGTTATTACAAGTGTACATACTCAGATCATTTGTTGATTCCACCATCACACCTAGACTTGAGCAGTACATTACATGTATCTGAATATATCACGTTATCGGTTTTGGTTCTTATCCCATGGCTCTATATAGCTCGATGCCTAGTAGAAAAAAAACCCGCGAttctaacattttaaaaaacatacataaagaGAATTTGGAAGAACTTTCCTGATAATATTAAAGTACAAGCAAACCATGTAATTTGTGAGACTACTGTCTAAATGGATTACCATTATAGCCTATAcatatgtgtatttttaacTTGCAAAATTGGAGAGACGATATTTGGTTATATCATTGTGGCAGGACCTTAAAATTTTAGGGGTTAAGCAGTCATTAGAGTTAATATATgccctagaaaaaaaaaacaagcaaaacaatcaaatcaattaataaataagtaaaacaaaaacaaacatctctATCCTGTTTCTAGtccatttttgtctgttttagcTATTGAACAGATTCTGTAACCTCATTTCCAACAATGTTAAGTTTCTGTAAGATGGTTATAGTCATGCAATAGTACCTTAAAGCAGCAGAAagacaaagttgtttttttgttgtttttgttttttgtttttgtttttgtttttgttttgtttttccaatataggctcattttaaatttgacacCAGCACATTTACATCTTGGTTGCATCAATTCTTTCTTTGACAGCCATTTCAGCATGGAAAATGCAGAGACTGCTGTAGTTTATAAGTGAAATGTTTCCCCTTTTTTGCTTCAGATGTAATTTAAGTTACCCAATAGTTTGAGCCCCTTTTGTCATATGTTTTTGTTCCGGACTGAGTCCAGTGTTTTAAGTGAATGAGAGATTTGGACTGCAGGTGGTCAAGTTTAACGGCTGCCATGTAGAGTAGTGTATAGTATCctcttgctgaaataagcatGGCCATTATTGAAACCATTGGAAGGATAACAGCATATGTTCCAATCCAGATAAATGCTGCCATCACACATGTGCAAGTTCTCTTATATGCACTAATGCACCTTTATCATGGATGCTGGGTTAGAAAATTGTGAATGGCAAAGCTGACTGTGCCTCCGGAGACAGGAGGATATGTTGTCCTTCAGTTCCAAAAAGAGTTTTAATTTCGTATTTGTCACAGGATAATGGAACAGCCCAATCTATCAGAGTTGGGCAGAAGTTTCCGcatgttatttttgtatatttcaaTTATATTTCTCAGTGCTGCAACAAAACATGTTTGCTGTCAGTGCTTTTTTCAAGAGTTTCCTTGAGCTGATGTAGTAATATTTAACAACATAATTGTGATGACGTTTTAAAGTGTAGTTCTTCCTCAGGGTTTAAAGACGGTTACACAGTGATTTATTGCTGTGTTTTGAATCATTGTCCTCTTGCATGACTCAGTTTTAAGCCAAGTTTTAGCAGCTGTGtagatggcctcacatttgactctcaaatactttggtatacagagTGGTTCAGTCGACTCAGTAACAGCAAGGTttaaaacaaacccaaatcaTCACCCTGCCACCACTGTGCTGgacagttggtatgaggtgtttgtgcttgtTGTTTCAGAAAATgtggtggtttgttcagatgcaacttTGGAACCTTAACCTTGCCAAGTTCATTTTAGTGAGAGGAAGCTTAACCCTTacaaacaagccatacttgtCCAATGGTTGTCTGtttgaactttaacatttaacatgtcaactgaggcctgtagagtctgagaaGTAGTTCTTTGCAGTTTCTTTGACCTATGTATGATCTGACCTCGGGGTCAATGCTTATACATCCACTACTAGGATGTTTAAATGAATTATGTACTACAAATCGTTGGAAATGGCCTTACCCCTCTTATCAGGCTGGTGGGCAGCAACAGTTGCATTATTATTGATGACTTCCCTcattggcattgtgttaacatccaTATAAAACCTTCCGAGCAGCAAActgctgatttaaaaacagcaccTGGTTATTGCTTAGGCTTTTATTTCTGTGCATAATATACCTCTTTTTGATCTTTTCCTCCTTTATCCCAATAAccaacacaggaaaaaaatggtTTAGCATTTTAATAGCACTACTGGATTAATTGGATTAAAGTCTTGAAAGTGTTCAGTAGCTGTTAGTTATTATGTAAGTCGTGTTGTGCAAAAGTAGAGAAATTCAAGAGTTCAGCTTAAATAAtcaagattttaatgttttcaggGGTAAACTTCTGCCTTTTAAAAACTGATATTGATCATGAACCATATTGTgatataaaggaaaaaaataacattcaagctgaagttaaaaaaaacaaaaaaaatcccaaaaaagACTATTCATTAATCTGTCATAGAAACTCATCATCATTAAGTAGTGGTTGcacacttttaaaaagaaaggacagtCCATTGTTCAGGAAAGTCTGTCAGCTGAGAAAGCTTTTAGTTCTAGGAAATTCTGAGCATGGCTTTCATATTCTGTTCATCTTTGAGCCACTGAACCTCCTGGTGGTGAAATGTTCAAACTGCAATGACTCCAGTGCATTAGAAGCAGCTAGAGTGGAAGTCAGacataatattttctttgtccttTGTGTACCTCCTCTAAAAATTGTTTCTGTATCAGCAGAATGGCTGGTGTCTCCTGCTCTTTCATTTCACACGTCTCAGTGCAATAAATGTAATCACAGGAGGCTTTAAATATGAGCTACTCTCATTGTAAGGGTCCAGCAGGTGCAGCATGATATAACTCCGTGTTCAGATGATCAAGAGTGGATTTCATTTAAAAGTACAGCTGTCCACTCCCAGGAGCACTCTATAGCCTTTCTGTGGCTTATACAATAACTCACAGCCCAGTGATATGGGACTTTAGTGCAGACCCACATGTGTGTTTACTAACCTactcaagcaaaaaaaaaggctttttgttCATATTGC
Encoded here:
- the si:dkeyp-69b9.6 gene encoding uncharacterized protein si:dkeyp-69b9.6 isoform X1, producing the protein MFQFGKYNLDIIEMLSGHQAHQFKGLGLDRQLQHQQQVQLHQHQLQQQQQQAESSGALLSGLGLGPLQGSRGNAFSDSASIFAKMSAPPPPPLQQQPSSSQSSRSKSSKMSSSSSHSSGYPQFLRSFHPSEAALAQEQLHPGVGRFEHFAGGSSSSGSAGGLGGLVTSAPPPPPPLHPGLSVPQASPGPSSSSPSPSTSVATSNNPSSSSAVSSLGHQLVGAQSDARSLHQQFSCMLAANQYFLSGVPANASLEQFLVQQGTHNHLGIGLSQTGVEPSNSLAPPPALHSSHSHGHSTPQTQQASQQPPQQQQLPPHSLSHPHSHSHPHHPLHPGSQPSSLGGFDFQGIPVLSSNQIASLMQQEAGLPLPLPLHLSLSKEDGKGESSGGGSSNSSSSSRRKKAMAGYLPQRKSDSGSNNSSSHGHSSHSGNPSTNSNGGLSHSQPPALIGGGVGMTNMGGDPSSLLASSSSSSSVVSSSSSSAPSSTAASVLVTNDSQLSKSDNQSSMQPNSADSDTEPVYSCGECGKSFPQLSSLRRHLRMHEPTTAGTSNTATTGPNPIHIKTQTDPSLPHSTQETCQPSSNSCPSPDKIFHCPDCGKGFKKKGHLLQHGVIHSSARPYGCSTCSRAFNRRESLTRHEKIHEEKPFRCPACGRAFRESTSLLNHAASGTCGKPGRGPKQRGSKTGTDGEDSVGGGGGGGNGGGGTYQSNRGVIYGKTEEEDGVIIVGEGEPKSGLGCDGLFQSGRGGNSNDRDRTDGKYPTDYSRNRYTGYHDDHRSQGNPSPCYSGASPCGSGMAGPALRKAPLAPTLHPHSQSHNQHHHPQQQPHLPLSSLLDDSEDDVTSSVNNAISAITAASNSGNRGDDRGDIIGGLLGGLGLGPLGSPSSTSGLDKNFRGGGSQEAMSSNPQNPTAKPKRPRKPRAKKDPAAGGQPPKRRQYTPRMGPSGLPRTHLCSVCGKGFARRETLRRHDRIHTGEKPHHCTICGKYFREAFHLSKHQTVHSGAKNYKCTICGKEFGYSQSLRRHSKLHQKGELEEVPTTPAPENLNSFNPNPQCSVAQDRNQNQAPSTSSYYPYTQDVKPQDTNPQQQPPPQPQPPPPPRLYTCAICWKSFRHHFHLTAHHQTAHESGGEKLSCEVCGKAFAYSNSLTRHRQSQHGITRAEPSNPQEGSSGSGDNRGGSDVNQSASESEAATNALLQMAPSTEGHGQGLTVVTHSHQQAPPQPPVGYSPLFYDAAAAQSSASNAPSYSQPLPPNSTIMPPQHPHSPAGVKGEHIYPAGSRSRTLHTTAPFQPLTELPSTEHHHLHHHHHHSHHHPHHLSDPQSHQHLDCNIQLSHDDMRRHKKKKKKSDRSNWRENKWESQDLVRFDGVKKKKRISCTIRGQLNKKHGSLRLTIRRGGGSGGGGYKLVNTGGVKVQILSSLKVPVKRFGCPICPNSVFSRKAGVLIHMVVKHPRKALSTQERLRCSVCGKQSHRPLAAFIHRASHRTRGTFSCRHCSARFWNATLLHRHKVSCRRRAQGLQRGDAMRLKLSNRAGERRTHESHEETPFLQGPYRY